Proteins from a single region of Cystobacter fuscus DSM 2262:
- a CDS encoding glycoside hydrolase family 15 protein, translated as MRQRIADYALLGDCHSAALVGRDGSIDWACFPRFDSASVFCRILDARRGGSFRVGPEGDFPSSRRYLDDTNVLVTTFTTPTGVLEVTDCMPVRTRGAQGPRLGSRHSLLRRLRCTTGEVDARVVVAPRFEYGAFVPRIRLTSPQTAELVGGADALWVTATRPLIAHEDSLRARWHLRAGDEAWVEAAWTPSLIERTPQEMPDLAALRGRLEDTVAFWREWISHCAYEGDYAHAVRRSALVLKALSYAPSGAIVAAPTTSLPEEPGGVRNWDYRYTWLRDTTLTLISLMLLGYQTETLAFQRWLARTSAGRPEDVQIMYSIRGHRLLPEVELPHLDGHQGSRPVRIGNGAVKQLQLDVFGELLEGSWLFAKMGGSLSPGHWDFLRGLVEEVCQRWRQPDQGLWEIRDESRHFLHSKLLCWVALDRALRIARARRFPAPVGRWSRERALLREYLLREGSRLGWFSQSVGSQRADASVLQLPALGFLPSGHPLVERTVQVVREQLERGRLLFRYHAPDGLRGGEGTFLLCSFWMHDVLVHSGRAEEAEELLRYLLSLANDVGLYAEESVPDTGEARGNFPQAFTHMALVASCAQLSAGRRFQLPRPGAYDYADFALTYHLGRRSMFMSHFAWEAAH; from the coding sequence ATGCGGCAGCGCATCGCTGATTACGCCTTGCTGGGCGACTGCCACTCGGCGGCGCTCGTGGGCCGGGATGGCTCCATCGACTGGGCCTGCTTCCCCCGGTTCGACTCGGCCTCGGTGTTCTGCCGCATCCTGGATGCGCGCCGGGGCGGCTCCTTCCGGGTAGGGCCCGAGGGCGACTTCCCCTCCAGCCGCCGCTACCTCGACGACACCAACGTGCTCGTCACCACCTTCACCACGCCCACCGGCGTGTTGGAGGTGACGGACTGCATGCCCGTGCGCACCCGCGGCGCCCAGGGCCCCCGCTTGGGTTCCAGGCACTCGCTGCTCCGGCGGCTGCGTTGCACCACGGGCGAGGTGGACGCGCGGGTGGTGGTGGCACCTCGCTTCGAATACGGGGCCTTCGTGCCACGCATTCGCCTCACCTCGCCCCAGACGGCCGAGTTGGTGGGCGGCGCGGACGCGCTGTGGGTGACGGCCACCCGGCCGCTCATCGCGCACGAGGATTCCCTGCGCGCGCGCTGGCACCTGCGCGCCGGGGACGAGGCCTGGGTGGAAGCGGCCTGGACGCCCTCGCTCATCGAGCGCACGCCGCAGGAGATGCCGGACCTGGCGGCGCTGCGGGGGCGGCTGGAGGACACGGTGGCCTTCTGGCGCGAGTGGATCTCCCACTGCGCCTACGAGGGCGATTACGCCCACGCGGTGCGCCGCTCGGCCCTGGTGCTCAAGGCGCTCTCGTATGCCCCCTCGGGCGCCATCGTGGCCGCCCCCACCACGTCCCTGCCCGAGGAGCCGGGCGGCGTGCGCAACTGGGACTACCGCTACACCTGGCTGCGGGACACGACGCTCACGCTCATCTCGCTGATGCTGCTGGGCTACCAGACGGAGACGCTCGCCTTCCAGCGTTGGTTGGCGCGCACCAGCGCGGGCCGGCCGGAGGACGTTCAAATCATGTACAGCATCCGTGGCCACCGGTTGCTGCCCGAGGTGGAGCTGCCCCACCTGGATGGGCACCAGGGCTCGCGGCCGGTGCGCATCGGCAATGGAGCGGTGAAGCAGCTCCAGCTCGACGTCTTCGGGGAGCTGCTGGAAGGCTCGTGGCTCTTCGCGAAGATGGGCGGGAGCCTGTCCCCGGGGCACTGGGACTTCCTGCGCGGGCTGGTGGAGGAGGTGTGCCAGCGCTGGCGCCAGCCGGACCAGGGGCTCTGGGAGATTCGCGACGAGTCCCGGCACTTCCTCCATTCGAAGCTGCTGTGCTGGGTGGCGTTGGACCGGGCGCTGCGCATCGCGCGGGCGCGGCGGTTTCCCGCGCCGGTGGGGCGGTGGTCGCGCGAGCGCGCGCTGCTGCGCGAGTATCTGCTGCGTGAGGGCTCGCGCCTCGGGTGGTTCTCCCAGTCGGTGGGCTCGCAGCGGGCGGACGCCTCGGTGTTGCAGCTTCCCGCGCTGGGCTTCCTGCCCTCGGGCCACCCGCTGGTGGAGCGCACGGTGCAGGTGGTGCGCGAGCAGTTGGAGAGAGGCCGACTCCTCTTCCGCTACCACGCGCCGGATGGCCTGCGTGGAGGGGAGGGCACCTTCCTGCTGTGCTCCTTCTGGATGCACGACGTGCTGGTGCACTCGGGAAGGGCGGAGGAGGCGGAGGAGCTGCTGCGCTACCTGCTGAGCCTGGCCAACGACGTGGGCCTCTACGCGGAGGAGTCCGTCCCGGACACGGGAGAGGCGAGGGGCAACTTCCCGCAGGCCTTCACGCACATGGCGCTGGTGGCCTCGTGCGCGCAGCTCTCCGCGGGGCGGCGCTTCCAATTGCCCAGGCCTGGAGCGTATGACTACGCGGACTTCGCGCTCACCTACCACCTTGGCCGCCGCTCCATGTTCATGTCCCACTTCGCGTGGGAGGCGGCGCACTGA
- a CDS encoding ABC transporter permease — MGLVLFVLLWDVALYVSGAPLLPRPWQVGLGLLELLRRGVLFKHLIASLFRVTWGFLLAVAVALPLGFVLGWSLHAGRSLGPFVQLVRPISPLAWIPLAILWFGLGDASAVFIIFIASAPPLTLAAMNAVRNVPAVYVRAGQNFGLDTRRLFLRVLLPAALPELLSGMRLTLGISWLVVVAAEMIAVNSGLGYLIVDSRNAGNRYDLVVAGMVLIGLTGLALDRAMARVARSLMHRQDVVGEEPG; from the coding sequence GTGGGATTGGTCCTGTTCGTCCTGCTCTGGGATGTCGCGCTGTATGTCTCGGGTGCGCCGCTGCTGCCCCGGCCCTGGCAGGTGGGGCTCGGGCTGCTGGAGCTGCTGCGTCGGGGCGTGCTGTTCAAGCACCTCATCGCCTCCTTGTTCCGGGTGACGTGGGGCTTCCTGCTGGCGGTGGCGGTGGCGCTGCCCCTGGGGTTCGTCCTGGGCTGGAGCCTTCACGCGGGCCGCTCCCTGGGCCCCTTCGTCCAGCTCGTGCGCCCCATCAGCCCGCTGGCGTGGATTCCCCTGGCCATCCTCTGGTTCGGACTGGGTGATGCCTCGGCCGTCTTCATCATCTTCATCGCCTCGGCGCCGCCGCTGACGCTGGCCGCCATGAACGCGGTGCGCAACGTGCCCGCGGTCTACGTGCGGGCCGGCCAGAACTTCGGGTTGGACACCCGGCGGCTCTTCCTGCGCGTCCTCCTGCCCGCGGCCCTGCCCGAGCTGCTCTCCGGCATGCGCCTGACGCTGGGCATCTCGTGGCTCGTCGTCGTGGCGGCGGAGATGATCGCCGTGAACTCCGGACTGGGCTACCTGATCGTCGACTCCCGCAACGCGGGCAACCGGTACGATCTGGTGGTCGCGGGCATGGTATTGATTGGCCTCACCGGACTGGCGCTCGATCGGGCGATGGCGCGAGTGGCCCGCTCGCTCATGCATCGCCAGGACGTGGTCGGCGAGGAGCCAGGATGA
- a CDS encoding NAD(P)/FAD-dependent oxidoreductase gives MEQATQGQAQVVDADVAIMGAGIVGLFNALQYAKRGFRVLLLDNARGQKRSFKVGESFLIFTNPFLRTVGGLDAFAGECFPKHGVWFTYGLEHSERFEATSEWGVHADPPHYLYEQAQDKRYFRASLMDVQIVRPEAEDVMRESLASFPNVRFLDTVKVRDVVIQEEEGRPHELRWECQATREQGTVRARWVLDCSGRNRLLARKQKHAVELKDGFQTTAVWGQFEGITDDLFGEPWVHTYADGDQTSRDLHTLHLWGEGYWIWVIRLSKQRISVGATFDQRKPPPGATPEAQLWELIGRHPPLRKALAQERMLEFRMYRDVQYMTDTFVSAKRYGMMGDAASIVDAYYSQGISLALVSSWHVANLVEQDLRGGGMDPEYLERVNRATRQDWHIMRNMIREKYTPAIADSRFFVLSHMLDLSIFWSAGASRSRISRWLVETGGDTRRETPELRELREYLSRHMFYSQTKPWHWLSPERVRELQGRLQAGIGERARWRLEHGIRVPTLKAIVRLAAPVPQLWKLPFLRGQERADLSAEDFIHPEKFLERVPAWLRRWLPESSSERLSRAIAVRGQTLLVLFLLGYAYDWADTEVQKLLLQLGLLEPDSRAEPQETEAPSPVRKVAS, from the coding sequence ATGGAGCAGGCCACTCAGGGACAGGCGCAGGTGGTCGACGCGGACGTGGCCATCATGGGCGCGGGCATCGTCGGTCTCTTCAACGCACTGCAATACGCGAAGCGGGGCTTCCGGGTCCTCCTGCTCGACAACGCGCGGGGGCAGAAGCGCAGCTTCAAGGTGGGCGAGTCGTTCCTCATCTTCACCAACCCCTTCCTGCGCACGGTGGGGGGGTTGGATGCGTTCGCCGGGGAGTGCTTTCCCAAGCACGGCGTGTGGTTCACCTACGGGCTGGAACACTCCGAGCGCTTCGAGGCGACCTCCGAGTGGGGCGTCCACGCGGATCCTCCCCACTACCTGTATGAGCAGGCCCAGGACAAACGCTACTTCCGGGCCTCGCTCATGGACGTGCAGATCGTCCGGCCGGAAGCGGAGGACGTGATGCGTGAGTCGCTCGCGTCCTTTCCCAACGTGCGCTTCCTGGACACCGTGAAGGTGCGCGACGTGGTCATCCAGGAGGAGGAGGGCCGGCCCCACGAGCTGCGCTGGGAGTGTCAGGCCACGCGCGAGCAGGGCACGGTGCGCGCCCGGTGGGTGTTGGACTGCTCGGGGCGCAACCGCCTGCTGGCCAGGAAGCAGAAGCACGCCGTCGAGCTGAAGGATGGCTTCCAGACAACGGCCGTGTGGGGCCAGTTCGAGGGCATCACCGATGACCTCTTCGGCGAGCCGTGGGTGCACACGTACGCCGATGGCGACCAGACCTCGAGGGATCTGCACACCCTGCACCTGTGGGGCGAGGGTTATTGGATCTGGGTCATCCGGCTGTCCAAGCAGCGCATCAGCGTGGGGGCGACGTTCGATCAGCGCAAGCCGCCGCCGGGGGCGACGCCCGAGGCCCAGCTCTGGGAGCTCATCGGCCGCCATCCTCCGCTGCGCAAGGCCCTGGCCCAGGAGCGGATGCTCGAGTTCCGCATGTACCGCGACGTGCAGTACATGACCGACACCTTCGTGAGCGCCAAACGCTACGGGATGATGGGAGACGCGGCCTCCATCGTGGATGCCTATTACAGCCAGGGCATCTCGCTGGCGCTGGTGAGCTCCTGGCACGTCGCCAACCTCGTCGAGCAGGATCTGCGGGGTGGGGGGATGGACCCGGAGTACCTCGAGCGGGTGAACCGGGCGACCCGGCAGGACTGGCACATCATGCGCAACATGATCCGCGAGAAGTACACGCCGGCCATCGCGGACAGCCGCTTCTTCGTGCTCTCGCACATGCTCGACCTGAGCATCTTCTGGTCCGCGGGGGCCTCCCGCTCGCGCATCTCGCGCTGGCTGGTGGAGACGGGGGGAGACACGCGTCGCGAAACGCCCGAGCTGCGTGAGCTGCGCGAGTACCTCTCGCGGCACATGTTCTACTCCCAGACGAAGCCCTGGCACTGGCTGTCGCCGGAGCGCGTCCGGGAACTCCAGGGGCGCCTGCAGGCGGGAATCGGGGAGCGCGCGCGCTGGCGTCTCGAGCACGGTATCCGCGTGCCGACGCTCAAGGCCATCGTCCGGCTCGCGGCCCCCGTGCCCCAGTTGTGGAAGCTGCCGTTCCTGCGCGGCCAGGAGCGCGCGGACCTCTCCGCGGAGGACTTCATCCATCCGGAGAAGTTCCTCGAGCGCGTCCCCGCGTGGCTGCGCCGCTGGCTGCCCGAGTCCTCGTCGGAGCGGCTCTCCCGGGCCATCGCCGTGCGCGGGCAAACCCTGCTGGTGCTCTTCCTGCTGGGCTATGCCTATGACTGGGCCGACACCGAGGTCCAGAAGCTCCTGCTCCAGCTCGGGCTCCTCGAGCCCGACTCCAGGGCGGAGCCCCAGGAGACCGAGGCGCCATCCCCCGTTCGCAAGGTCGCCTCCTAG
- a CDS encoding SgcJ/EcaC family oxidoreductase gives MTRIVPATSLLALLFLLPTACSDASHAQDEMELRQLVAVQAEAWNRGDATAWTQDFTQDSDFINIVGSLFEGRAEIEQRHAAIFATIFKGSQVKVTVRRIVFPEADIAVVDTIHELTGHTGLPPGVQNTQPGLLRTQMKYVMKKISGQWRILAGHNTDVKPAP, from the coding sequence ATGACACGTATCGTTCCGGCCACGTCGTTGCTGGCCCTGCTGTTCCTCTTGCCCACGGCGTGCTCGGACGCGAGCCATGCCCAGGACGAAATGGAGCTGCGCCAGCTCGTGGCGGTCCAGGCCGAGGCGTGGAATCGCGGGGACGCGACGGCGTGGACCCAGGATTTCACTCAGGACTCGGACTTCATCAACATCGTGGGGAGCCTCTTTGAAGGACGGGCGGAGATCGAGCAGCGCCACGCCGCCATCTTCGCCACCATCTTCAAGGGCAGTCAGGTCAAGGTGACGGTGCGCCGGATCGTGTTCCCCGAAGCGGACATCGCCGTGGTGGACACGATCCACGAGTTGACGGGACACACCGGACTGCCTCCGGGAGTGCAGAACACCCAGCCCGGGCTGCTGCGCACCCAGATGAAGTACGTGATGAAGAAGATCTCCGGGCAGTGGCGGATCCTCGCCGGGCACAACACGGATGTGAAGCCCGCTCCCTAG
- a CDS encoding protein adenylyltransferase SelO produces the protein MLQFTSRFIDSTPGDPQTDRQPRQVHGALWSKVQPTPVSAPRLVAWSPEVAALLGLDEATLRSEEAVRVLSGNGLWPGMVPYAANYGGHQFGQWAGQLGDGRAISLGELQGPEGTRYELQLKGAGPTPYSRRGDGRAVLRSSIREFLCSEAMHQLGVPTTRALSLVATGDAVIRDMFYDGNPEAEPGAIVCRVSPTFLRFGNFELCASRGDVGLLKALADYTLKNFYPELGAPSKDTYAAFFLEVARRTARLIAHWQAVGFVHGVMNTDNMSILGLTIDYGPYGWVDDFNPGWTPNTTDAQQRRYRFGNQPGIGLWNVERLGIALLPLLDEEEALVEAGLLEYERVFQSELERRFAAKLGLSSLVQEGDLELVQGCFSWLAAQETDMTIFFRGLSRVVTAPEAPSEWPAVLREAFYGKVPDEHVARGLEWLAAWWRRTRREDVAPAELARRMDAVNPKYVLRNWLAQEAIDAAHAGDDSKVHTLLEVMRRPFDEQPGREAYAGRRPEWARSKPGCSALSCSS, from the coding sequence ATGCTTCAGTTCACCTCTCGTTTCATCGACTCGACTCCTGGAGATCCGCAGACCGACCGGCAGCCGCGTCAGGTGCATGGCGCCCTGTGGTCGAAGGTGCAGCCCACGCCGGTGTCGGCCCCGCGGCTCGTGGCCTGGTCCCCCGAGGTGGCGGCCCTGCTGGGCCTGGACGAGGCCACGCTGCGCTCCGAGGAGGCCGTGCGCGTGCTCTCGGGCAATGGGTTGTGGCCGGGCATGGTGCCCTACGCGGCCAACTATGGCGGGCATCAGTTCGGTCAATGGGCGGGGCAGTTGGGTGACGGGCGCGCCATCAGCCTGGGCGAGCTGCAGGGCCCCGAGGGCACGCGCTACGAACTCCAGCTCAAGGGCGCGGGGCCCACGCCGTACTCCCGCCGGGGAGACGGGCGGGCGGTGCTGCGCTCCTCCATCCGGGAATTCCTGTGCAGTGAGGCCATGCATCAACTGGGGGTGCCCACCACGCGTGCCCTGTCGCTGGTGGCCACGGGGGACGCGGTCATCCGGGACATGTTCTACGACGGCAATCCCGAGGCCGAGCCCGGGGCCATCGTGTGCCGGGTGTCACCCACCTTCCTGCGCTTCGGCAACTTCGAGCTGTGCGCGAGCCGGGGGGACGTGGGGCTGCTGAAGGCGCTGGCGGACTACACGCTGAAGAACTTCTATCCGGAGCTCGGGGCGCCGTCGAAGGACACGTATGCCGCCTTCTTCCTGGAGGTGGCGCGCCGCACCGCGCGGCTCATCGCGCATTGGCAGGCGGTGGGGTTCGTCCACGGCGTGATGAACACCGACAACATGTCCATCCTCGGGCTCACCATCGACTACGGCCCCTATGGCTGGGTCGACGACTTCAACCCCGGGTGGACGCCCAACACCACCGACGCCCAGCAGCGCCGCTACCGCTTCGGCAACCAGCCGGGCATCGGCCTGTGGAACGTCGAGCGACTGGGGATCGCGCTCTTGCCGCTCCTCGACGAGGAGGAGGCGCTGGTGGAGGCGGGACTGCTCGAGTACGAGCGCGTCTTCCAGAGCGAGCTGGAGCGGCGCTTCGCGGCGAAGCTCGGGCTGTCCTCGCTCGTCCAGGAGGGAGACCTCGAGCTGGTGCAGGGCTGCTTCTCGTGGCTCGCCGCGCAGGAGACGGACATGACGATCTTCTTCCGGGGGCTGTCGCGGGTGGTGACGGCGCCGGAGGCACCGAGCGAGTGGCCCGCGGTGCTGCGCGAGGCCTTCTACGGGAAGGTGCCCGACGAGCATGTGGCCCGGGGCCTGGAGTGGCTGGCGGCCTGGTGGCGGCGCACGCGGCGCGAGGACGTGGCTCCCGCCGAGCTGGCGCGGCGCATGGACGCGGTGAATCCGAAGTACGTGTTGCGCAACTGGCTGGCCCAGGAGGCCATCGATGCGGCCCACGCGGGTGATGACTCGAAGGTGCACACGCTGCTGGAGGTGATGCGGCGGCCCTTCGACGAGCAGCCGGGCCGCGAGGCGTACGCGGGCCGGCGGCCGGAGTGGGCGCGTTCGAAGCCCGGGTGCTCGGCGCTCTCGTGCAGTTCTTGA
- a CDS encoding ester cyclase: MSTTKPTTEPLWLQGRDAVVENDEDVKWRHGRPDYHLTNITVHKERTRQFPTGSLEMVVENLVRVFEMEVSHKADPAQWVSVVRDRFRTNVNGGTWASADDIAARGSYNVFLGDTQYYKASEETFESSHDVFHTAFPEGFFWEVLEVYSAPPSVSFKWRHWGNFTGPYKGQAPNGQRVEIFGMSVARVAEDLRILEVEHYYDNSQFLRQIATGCPMHAAGAK, from the coding sequence ATGAGCACCACCAAGCCGACCACGGAACCGCTCTGGTTGCAGGGACGAGACGCCGTCGTCGAGAACGATGAAGACGTGAAGTGGCGCCACGGGCGCCCGGACTACCACCTGACGAACATCACCGTGCACAAGGAGCGTACGCGCCAATTCCCCACGGGCTCCCTGGAAATGGTGGTGGAGAACCTCGTGCGCGTGTTCGAGATGGAGGTCTCGCACAAGGCCGATCCCGCGCAGTGGGTGTCGGTCGTGCGCGACCGGTTCCGCACCAACGTCAACGGAGGCACGTGGGCCAGCGCCGACGACATCGCCGCGCGCGGCAGCTACAACGTCTTCCTCGGTGACACGCAGTACTACAAGGCCAGCGAGGAGACGTTCGAGTCGTCGCACGACGTCTTCCACACCGCCTTCCCCGAGGGCTTCTTCTGGGAGGTGCTCGAGGTGTACTCGGCGCCGCCGTCGGTGAGCTTCAAGTGGCGCCACTGGGGCAACTTCACGGGCCCCTACAAGGGACAGGCTCCCAACGGGCAGCGGGTGGAGATCTTCGGCATGAGCGTGGCGCGCGTGGCCGAGGATCTGCGGATCCTCGAGGTCGAGCACTACTACGACAACAGCCAGTTCCTCCGGCAGATCGCCACCGGCTGCCCGATGCACGCCGCCGGGGCGAAGTAG